One Algibacter sp. L3A6 genomic region harbors:
- a CDS encoding LamG-like jellyroll fold domain-containing protein — MANAQLSDLHFLPPLKQDANNQAIQQQTIYLSTPTVNDFTVNVYQGTSTTALTSFSLSKATPVTYALSDGDNNITLVNNDNTGVVLSTSGLRFEAPSGDNFYVNYRGRSGSQAASITTKGRAALGQKFKWGGAPIEANHNTMSATLGIMASEDDTNITISGYNPNCEFRLQGDLDGLTANTINITLQKGQSYVLEAAKDAASANVDGWIGASINSDKDIAISNGMLNFGVSPSSASRDAGADQPVPEDKLGKDYVFVRGRGGSSNEFVIIIGTQANTNIYVNGNTTPFANIDEGEYAEIPSSYFSGNSVGDNMLITTSKDSYAYQVISGDTGIHTVSLNFVAPVSCLLPDTMDFIPNIKDISGVTANGGVFIIASTTTADSNITIKDGTTAVTLPAAKAVAGSSDWKTFYISGLTGDISVQSSGPIAVGYLGYNGARGIAGYFSGFDTVPEVTLQVAGGGCLPGAIVEVIDETFDSYQWFEDGALIAGATHATYSPTTSADYYVRVVKGGCTYDSQPLSAYYCNPDVVLTKTVDKNQIIEGETAIFTIEVENSGLNPVTNLRVEDNIPSGLTLINSNPSVGTWSGNTWTIGTLNSGDKETIELEVMADDINTMATAITNTAFNYQDQTDDNITPDSPSADISIYNFVSKASIDFDGADDYLDGTPFITNWENGTIMGWIKIDHDNDGNLPNSYSIAGQENMRIFITNGRTPAFLVTMQGEVTASSNYPNNIQVQPDPSSGVKLENNLWYHVAGVFDSSNQSIKLYLNGELVGTTTNSKLNSELITKNYNGTSHIYSTRNFTIGRHPTNTSAFNHFNGDIDEVRVFNTALSDVQVQQMVYQEIEENTGVIRGSVIPKNIEDPNLSTVPWSSLHGYYPMTDIYYATNTVTDYSASGHDLTLHNISTILEQTAPMPFVTNSDGDWTNETNWLHGDVWDITDTNGNSPWSIIKIEHNIEGNLSTENLGLIIDTDKTLTINGDNLVKNNWYLELNGALDLMNDSQLIQTEISDLVTSENGRILRRQEGTSNVYWYNYWSSPVGATGITPLTNNNASENNSNNSAFNLDMIKFNPGLEGRFTSSYSGSGSISTYWLYTFINGLTYWDWAKLSISTPIQAGIGYTQKGTGTPEENQEYIFEGKPNNGTILIDVIDKGGEGSVANASKTEYLLGNPYPSALDIHKFIDDNQGLIDGTLQVWQQWSGSSHNLRDYNGGYAQVNKLGSTRARQFSGTIEGGTIGGEVGTLLPTRYLPVGQGFITEITATGKVEFNNSQRIFIKEADADGTDTNGSTFFRGVQTKNYATTDTASEENSMQKIRLEFNSISGPEAKRELLLGFSEETTDAYDYGYDAESDDTNNNDLNLDLDGKNMNLQAYGEITEDKVVPLNFRSSGDNAFEIKISEEINLNEDQNVYLRDNLLGIYFDLTQEAAYNFTSAQGIFNKRFEIVFQDEAQTLSSEEVTATENFMYFQNKVNTFYVKKLNSDVTKLTLVNMRGQSVLEQQNVSSSELSNGIQFNNLATGTYVVCLRTDTNEVLTKKIVIN; from the coding sequence ATGGCAAATGCCCAGTTAAGCGACTTGCATTTCCTGCCTCCATTAAAACAAGATGCTAACAACCAAGCTATACAGCAACAAACCATCTATCTATCAACACCAACTGTAAATGATTTTACGGTAAATGTTTATCAAGGTACAAGCACAACTGCTTTAACCAGCTTTTCTCTATCTAAAGCAACTCCAGTAACTTATGCTTTAAGTGATGGAGACAACAATATTACGTTAGTGAACAATGACAATACTGGTGTTGTTTTGAGCACCTCAGGCTTGAGGTTTGAAGCCCCTTCTGGTGATAATTTTTATGTAAACTATAGAGGTAGATCTGGATCTCAAGCAGCTTCAATAACAACAAAAGGAAGAGCTGCTTTAGGACAAAAATTTAAATGGGGAGGCGCACCTATTGAGGCTAACCACAATACAATGAGTGCTACCTTAGGTATTATGGCCTCAGAAGATGACACCAATATTACTATCTCAGGTTATAATCCTAATTGCGAATTTAGGCTTCAAGGTGACTTAGATGGACTTACAGCCAATACAATCAATATCACCTTGCAGAAAGGGCAATCTTATGTTTTAGAAGCTGCCAAAGATGCTGCATCAGCAAACGTAGATGGTTGGATAGGCGCTTCAATAAATTCAGACAAAGACATTGCTATCAGTAATGGTATGTTAAATTTCGGAGTAAGCCCTTCTAGCGCCAGTAGAGATGCCGGAGCCGACCAGCCCGTTCCAGAAGATAAGTTAGGTAAAGATTATGTTTTTGTAAGAGGTCGCGGAGGCAGCTCGAATGAGTTTGTGATTATTATAGGGACTCAAGCAAATACAAACATCTATGTTAACGGTAATACAACACCGTTCGCGAATATAGATGAAGGTGAATATGCAGAAATACCTAGCTCATATTTTTCAGGAAATTCAGTTGGCGACAACATGTTAATTACCACTTCTAAAGATTCTTATGCTTATCAAGTGATTTCTGGAGATACAGGTATTCATACCGTAAGTCTTAATTTCGTAGCACCAGTAAGCTGCTTATTACCAGACACCATGGATTTTATTCCTAATATAAAGGATATATCAGGAGTTACTGCTAATGGTGGAGTTTTTATAATAGCCTCTACCACTACAGCAGACTCGAATATTACAATTAAAGATGGTACTACAGCAGTTACACTTCCTGCAGCAAAAGCTGTAGCAGGTTCTTCGGACTGGAAAACATTTTACATCTCGGGTCTTACAGGAGATATTTCTGTTCAATCTTCTGGTCCTATTGCTGTTGGATATTTAGGGTACAATGGCGCGCGTGGTATTGCTGGATATTTTTCTGGATTTGATACTGTTCCCGAAGTAACTTTACAAGTTGCAGGTGGAGGCTGTTTGCCAGGAGCTATAGTAGAAGTTATAGATGAAACATTCGATTCTTACCAATGGTTTGAAGATGGAGCTTTAATAGCAGGAGCAACACACGCAACCTATTCACCAACAACATCTGCAGATTATTATGTAAGAGTTGTTAAAGGTGGATGTACTTATGATTCTCAACCACTTTCGGCATACTATTGCAACCCAGATGTTGTACTAACAAAAACAGTTGATAAAAATCAAATTATTGAAGGTGAAACAGCAATATTTACAATTGAAGTAGAAAATTCAGGTTTAAACCCAGTTACCAACTTAAGAGTTGAAGACAACATCCCTAGCGGATTAACCTTAATAAACTCGAATCCTTCTGTAGGAACTTGGAGTGGTAACACCTGGACAATAGGCACTTTAAATAGCGGAGACAAAGAAACTATTGAATTAGAAGTAATGGCCGATGACATAAATACCATGGCTACAGCTATAACAAATACAGCATTTAATTATCAAGATCAAACAGATGATAATATTACTCCTGATAGCCCTTCTGCTGATATTTCCATTTATAACTTTGTAAGCAAGGCTTCTATCGATTTTGATGGTGCAGATGATTATTTAGATGGTACACCATTTATAACTAACTGGGAAAACGGCACAATAATGGGTTGGATAAAAATTGATCATGATAATGATGGCAATTTACCTAATTCTTATAGTATTGCTGGGCAAGAAAATATGCGAATTTTTATAACTAACGGCCGTACGCCAGCCTTTTTGGTAACTATGCAAGGTGAGGTCACGGCATCATCAAACTATCCAAATAATATCCAAGTACAACCAGATCCATCTTCAGGTGTTAAGTTAGAAAATAACCTATGGTATCACGTAGCTGGAGTGTTTGACTCAAGCAATCAATCTATTAAACTTTATTTAAATGGAGAATTAGTTGGCACAACAACAAATTCAAAATTAAATTCAGAATTAATAACTAAAAATTATAATGGTACTTCACATATTTATTCTACAAGAAATTTTACAATAGGTAGACACCCTACCAATACTAGTGCTTTCAATCATTTTAATGGAGACATAGACGAGGTTCGTGTATTCAACACAGCATTAAGTGATGTACAAGTGCAGCAAATGGTTTATCAAGAAATAGAAGAAAACACCGGTGTTATACGCGGTAGTGTTATACCAAAAAACATTGAAGACCCTAATTTATCAACAGTACCCTGGTCAAGTTTACATGGATATTACCCTATGACGGATATCTATTACGCTACAAATACTGTAACAGATTACTCAGCAAGCGGTCACGATTTAACATTACATAACATTTCAACAATACTCGAGCAAACAGCTCCAATGCCTTTTGTTACAAATAGTGATGGAGATTGGACCAACGAAACAAACTGGCTACACGGTGATGTTTGGGATATAACAGATACCAACGGAAATAGTCCGTGGAGTATTATAAAAATTGAACACAATATTGAAGGAAACCTTTCAACTGAAAATCTTGGGTTAATAATTGACACAGACAAAACATTAACTATAAATGGCGATAATCTTGTAAAAAACAATTGGTACCTAGAATTAAATGGAGCATTAGATTTAATGAATGATTCCCAATTAATACAAACCGAAATTAGTGATTTAGTAACATCAGAAAACGGTAGAATATTAAGGAGGCAAGAAGGAACATCTAATGTATACTGGTACAACTATTGGTCTTCTCCTGTAGGCGCTACGGGCATCACACCTTTAACCAATAATAATGCCTCAGAAAACAACAGTAATAATTCAGCCTTTAACTTAGACATGATTAAATTCAATCCTGGACTAGAAGGCAGATTCACCTCGAGTTATAGTGGCTCAGGGAGTATTAGCACGTATTGGCTATACACTTTTATTAATGGATTAACCTATTGGGATTGGGCAAAACTTTCAATATCAACTCCGATTCAAGCAGGTATAGGGTACACACAAAAAGGAACCGGAACACCAGAAGAAAATCAAGAATATATTTTTGAAGGAAAACCAAACAACGGTACAATTTTAATTGATGTTATAGATAAAGGAGGCGAAGGATCTGTAGCGAATGCATCTAAAACAGAATACCTTTTAGGAAATCCCTACCCATCTGCACTTGATATCCATAAATTCATAGATGACAATCAAGGTTTAATTGATGGAACATTACAAGTATGGCAACAATGGAGCGGGAGCTCCCATAACTTAAGAGACTATAATGGTGGTTATGCTCAAGTAAACAAACTTGGATCAACTAGAGCACGCCAGTTTTCAGGAACAATTGAAGGAGGAACAATAGGTGGCGAAGTCGGCACACTTTTACCAACAAGATATTTACCAGTTGGACAAGGATTTATTACCGAAATTACAGCAACAGGTAAAGTGGAATTTAATAACAGCCAACGTATTTTTATTAAAGAAGCCGATGCCGATGGAACGGATACTAATGGCTCTACTTTCTTTAGAGGCGTTCAAACAAAAAACTACGCAACAACCGATACTGCTTCCGAAGAAAATAGTATGCAAAAAATAAGACTAGAATTCAATTCTATATCTGGACCTGAAGCTAAACGAGAACTTTTACTTGGCTTTAGCGAAGAAACCACAGATGCTTATGATTATGGTTACGATGCTGAATCTGACGACACCAACAACAACGATTTAAATCTTGATCTAGATGGTAAAAACATGAATTTACAAGCTTACGGAGAAATCACAGAAGACAAAGTGGTACCCCTAAATTTTAGATCGTCTGGAGATAATGCTTTTGAAATTAAAATCTCTGAAGAAATTAATTTAAATGAAGATCAAAATGTGTACTTACGTGATAATCTACTCGGAATCTATTTCGATTTAACACAAGAGGCTGCCTACAATTTCACATCTGCACAAGGTATCTTTAATAAAAGATTCGAAATTGTATTTCAAGATGAAGCACAAACCTTAAGCAGCGAAGAAGTTACAGCTACCGAAAACTTTATGTATTTCCAAAACAAGGTGAACACATTCTACGTTAAAAAATTAAACAGCGACGTTACTAAATTAACCTTAGTAAACATGAGAGGACAATCGGTGTTAGAACAACAAAACGTATCGTCATCTGAATTAAGCAACGGTATTCAATTTAATAATTTAGCAACCGGAACCTATGTTGTATGTTTAAGAACAGACACAAATGAAGTACTTACTAAAAAGATAGTAATCAACTAA